One window of Cryptosporangium phraense genomic DNA carries:
- a CDS encoding RNA polymerase subunit sigma-70: protein MAAFDAAVEPHRRELVGYCYRLLGAWDDAEDAVQETYVRAWRYWDSFEQRSSVRTWLHRIATRVALSALEGRQRRALPSGLADADDALPWIQPYADDRDDLRLALIAGLQTLTPSQRAVLVLRDVLAFPAAEVASMLDVSIGAVKSTLQRARATLARVAPRPEDVVEPRSAEARKQLEAYVAAFEKADVSLLLDVLRADASLEVMPGRPWFDGIAACTPVLTDAVGAPGDWRMDPCVANGQPAARVWFRGEPMGVVVLDCRVDGIASIRVFGDSSLVARVEWTSVGRGGTVE from the coding sequence GTGGCTGCGTTCGACGCTGCGGTAGAGCCGCACCGGCGGGAGCTGGTCGGGTACTGCTACCGGCTGCTCGGGGCCTGGGACGACGCCGAGGACGCGGTCCAGGAGACCTACGTCCGGGCCTGGCGGTACTGGGACTCGTTCGAGCAGCGCTCGTCGGTCCGGACCTGGCTGCACCGGATCGCGACCCGGGTCGCACTGTCGGCCTTGGAGGGACGGCAGCGCCGGGCGCTGCCGTCCGGCCTGGCCGACGCCGACGACGCGCTCCCGTGGATCCAGCCCTACGCCGACGACCGCGACGACCTGCGGCTCGCGCTGATCGCCGGGCTCCAGACGCTGACGCCGTCCCAGCGCGCGGTGCTGGTGCTGCGTGACGTCCTGGCTTTTCCGGCGGCCGAGGTGGCGTCGATGCTCGACGTCAGCATCGGCGCGGTGAAGAGCACGTTGCAGCGGGCGCGGGCCACCCTGGCGCGGGTCGCTCCGCGTCCGGAGGACGTGGTCGAGCCGCGGAGCGCGGAGGCGCGGAAGCAGCTCGAGGCGTACGTCGCCGCGTTCGAGAAGGCCGACGTGTCGCTACTGCTCGACGTGCTGCGGGCGGACGCGTCGCTCGAGGTGATGCCGGGGCGGCCGTGGTTCGACGGCATCGCCGCCTGCACGCCGGTGCTGACCGACGCGGTCGGCGCGCCGGGCGACTGGCGGATGGATCCGTGCGTGGCCAACGGGCAACCGGCGGCGCGGGTGTGGTTCCGCGGCGAGCCGATGGGCGTCGTGGTGCTGGACTGCCGGGTCGACGGGATCGCGTCGATCCGCGTGTTCGGCGACAGCAGCCTGGTGGCTCGCGTCGAGTGGACGAGCGTGGGCCGGGGCGGCACCGTGGAGTGA
- a CDS encoding helix-turn-helix transcriptional regulator — protein MQRDQLADFLRRRREAIHPADVGIADGPRRRTAGLRREEVAMLAGMSVDYIVRLEQGRSSQPSTQLLGALARALRLSDDERAYLFHLAGHQPPPADGTARLARAGLVRMLDLLGDTPALVISDLGEVLAQNRGSLLLTGDLSARTGDRRYMIYRWFTEPDTRAVHTSEDAEHHARQLVADLRAAVGRRSGDREVAALVERLQAQSADFRRLWADHEVAVRRADRKTFVHPRVGPILMDCETLVTPDLGQQLLVLTPADADARERLELLRVVGVEKF, from the coding sequence ATGCAGCGTGACCAGCTCGCCGACTTCCTGCGCCGCCGTCGCGAGGCGATCCACCCGGCCGACGTCGGCATCGCCGACGGGCCGCGCCGTCGCACGGCCGGCCTGCGCCGGGAGGAGGTCGCGATGCTCGCCGGGATGTCGGTCGACTACATCGTGCGCCTCGAGCAGGGCCGTAGCAGCCAGCCGTCGACGCAGCTGCTCGGTGCGCTGGCCCGCGCGCTCCGCCTGTCCGACGACGAGCGCGCGTACCTGTTCCACCTGGCCGGCCACCAGCCGCCACCCGCCGACGGCACCGCCCGACTGGCCCGGGCCGGGCTAGTCCGGATGCTCGACCTGCTCGGCGACACCCCCGCGCTGGTGATCTCCGACCTCGGCGAGGTGCTGGCCCAGAACCGCGGCTCGCTGCTGCTGACCGGCGACCTCTCGGCCCGCACCGGCGACCGCCGGTACATGATCTACCGCTGGTTCACCGAGCCCGACACCCGGGCCGTCCACACGTCCGAGGACGCCGAGCACCACGCCCGACAGCTGGTGGCCGACCTCCGGGCCGCGGTCGGCCGCCGGTCCGGCGACCGCGAGGTCGCCGCGCTGGTCGAGCGCCTGCAGGCGCAGAGCGCCGACTTCCGCCGGCTGTGGGCCGACCACGAGGTCGCGGTCCGCCGAGCGGACCGCAAGACGTTCGTGCACCCGCGGGTCGGCCCGATCCTGATGGACTGCGAGACTCTGGTGACGCCTGACCTCGGGCAACAGCTCCTGGTCCTGACGCCGGCCGACGCGGACGCTCGCGAGCGACTGGAGCTCCTGCGCGTCGTCGGCGTCGAGAAGTTCTGA
- a CDS encoding aromatic ring-hydroxylating oxygenase subunit alpha, whose protein sequence is MTTTLTPTLPGHAYTDPAVFALEAERIFGREWIYVARGDELTPRGKVLRRRVGPETVVLLRDRSGTLRCYLNVCRHRGAQLCTSDEQPLGNAIRCPYHAWTYAHDGRLIAAPNFAAMPPEDRERSGLLPVHVVEWAGLVWVNLDDSPPPIFEQLTPQLSYRFGGSPSRIDRWGLENLVVGARKTYTVAANWKLIQENFQECYHCGTIHPELVDAIPAFARTSSLSAGYESNGYGFAEGLDSFSITGEARYPLLPGLSAADERRYFGMVLRPNCFLSLLPDHVIVHRFEPVSPELTVVECDWLFDRSVASAPGFDPSDTVEIFHRVNQQDFAAVEGCQPNMSSRAYRRGGVLVPLETETINDNYYRWYRAAMSHES, encoded by the coding sequence ATGACGACGACCCTCACCCCGACCCTCCCCGGCCACGCCTACACCGATCCGGCGGTCTTCGCGCTCGAGGCCGAGCGCATCTTCGGCCGGGAATGGATCTACGTCGCCCGCGGCGACGAACTCACCCCCCGCGGGAAGGTGCTCCGCCGCCGGGTCGGTCCGGAGACCGTCGTCCTGCTGCGCGACCGCAGCGGAACGCTGCGCTGCTACCTCAACGTCTGCCGTCACCGCGGCGCTCAGCTCTGCACCTCCGACGAGCAACCGCTCGGCAACGCGATCCGCTGCCCGTATCACGCCTGGACCTACGCCCACGACGGACGGCTGATCGCCGCGCCCAACTTCGCGGCGATGCCGCCGGAGGACCGCGAGAGATCCGGCCTGCTCCCGGTGCACGTGGTGGAATGGGCGGGCCTGGTCTGGGTCAATCTGGACGATTCTCCGCCGCCGATTTTCGAGCAGTTGACGCCGCAGCTGTCGTACCGATTCGGCGGGTCGCCCTCACGCATCGACCGATGGGGGCTGGAGAACCTCGTCGTCGGGGCCCGGAAGACCTACACGGTGGCCGCCAACTGGAAGCTGATCCAGGAGAACTTCCAGGAGTGCTACCACTGCGGGACGATCCACCCCGAGCTGGTCGACGCGATCCCGGCCTTCGCGCGTACGTCGTCGCTCTCGGCCGGGTACGAGTCGAACGGTTACGGGTTCGCCGAGGGGCTGGACTCGTTCTCGATCACCGGCGAGGCCCGCTACCCGCTGCTGCCGGGGTTGTCGGCGGCCGACGAGCGCCGGTACTTCGGGATGGTGCTGCGGCCGAACTGCTTCCTGTCGCTGCTGCCCGACCACGTGATCGTGCACCGGTTCGAGCCGGTGTCGCCGGAGCTGACCGTGGTGGAGTGCGACTGGCTGTTCGATCGGTCGGTGGCCTCGGCGCCCGGGTTCGATCCGTCGGACACCGTGGAGATCTTCCACCGCGTCAACCAGCAGGACTTCGCCGCGGTCGAGGGTTGTCAGCCGAACATGAGCTCGCGCGCGTACCGCCGCGGCGGGGTGCTGGTTCCGCTGGAGACCGAGACGATCAACGACAACTACTACCGCTGGTACCGCGCGGCGATGAGTCACGAATCGTAG
- a CDS encoding alpha/beta hydrolase — MDTNRELWQERAAGDASRQWESLTTEPAGLETALTMRPPDAPDDLTLMAIHGGGFVSGSIETHRRMFGHLALAAGLTTVVVEYGLVPEHVFPSQLDQVTEAFRRLPGRVAIVGDSCGATLALGVALRERDAGPAALMLMSPWVDFTFSGPGYDAGTDPFFSREVVRGLAAAYLAGADYPAEVDPGRADLRRLPPTYVQVGADEALVDDARLLTGRLREAGVDVMLDEFAGQLHTFQMGAGNSAVADDAIGKAGAWLRSTLR, encoded by the coding sequence ATGGATACGAATCGGGAGTTGTGGCAGGAGCGGGCCGCGGGCGACGCGAGCCGGCAATGGGAGTCGCTGACGACCGAGCCGGCCGGGCTCGAGACCGCGCTGACGATGCGCCCGCCGGACGCGCCGGACGACCTGACGCTGATGGCGATCCACGGCGGCGGATTCGTCAGCGGGTCGATCGAGACGCACCGGCGGATGTTCGGCCACCTCGCGCTCGCGGCCGGGCTGACCACCGTCGTGGTCGAGTACGGGCTGGTCCCCGAGCACGTCTTCCCCTCGCAGCTGGATCAGGTGACCGAGGCGTTCCGCCGACTGCCGGGGCGGGTGGCGATCGTCGGCGACTCGTGCGGGGCCACGCTGGCGCTCGGGGTCGCGCTGCGGGAGCGGGACGCGGGACCGGCCGCGTTGATGCTGATGTCCCCCTGGGTCGACTTCACGTTCTCCGGCCCGGGCTACGACGCCGGCACCGACCCGTTCTTCAGCCGGGAGGTCGTCCGCGGGCTGGCCGCCGCGTACCTGGCCGGCGCCGACTACCCGGCCGAGGTGGATCCGGGGCGCGCCGACCTGCGTCGGCTCCCGCCGACGTACGTGCAGGTCGGTGCGGACGAAGCCCTGGTGGACGACGCCCGGCTGCTGACCGGGCGGCTGCGCGAAGCCGGGGTGGACGTCATGCTGGACGAGTTCGCGGGGCAGCTGCACACGTTCCAGATGGGCGCGGGCAACTCGGCGGTCGCCGACGACGCGATCGGGAAGGCGGGCGCGTGGCTGCGTTCGACGCTGCGGTAG
- a CDS encoding nuclear transport factor 2 family protein produces MTDARPPFPPFDLASATQKVQAAEDAWNSRDPHRVSLAYTEDSVWRNRSQFLHGRAEIVEFLTAKWERELDYVLRKSLWAFTDDHIAVRFQYEWHDAESNWFRSYGNELWEFDENGLMRRREASINDVPISESDRRYFAARTPEEHGREIPLQ; encoded by the coding sequence ATGACCGACGCCCGCCCGCCGTTTCCTCCGTTCGACCTCGCGTCCGCCACCCAGAAGGTCCAGGCGGCCGAGGACGCCTGGAACAGCCGGGACCCGCACCGGGTCTCGCTGGCCTACACCGAGGATTCGGTGTGGCGGAACCGTTCGCAGTTCCTGCACGGCCGCGCCGAGATCGTCGAGTTCCTCACCGCGAAGTGGGAGAGGGAACTCGACTACGTGCTGCGCAAGAGCCTGTGGGCGTTCACCGACGACCACATCGCGGTGCGTTTCCAGTACGAGTGGCACGACGCCGAGAGCAACTGGTTCCGCAGCTACGGCAACGAGCTGTGGGAGTTCGACGAGAACGGCCTGATGCGGCGGCGCGAGGCGAGCATCAACGACGTGCCGATCAGCGAGTCCGACCGTCGGTATTTCGCGGCCCGGACTCCGGAGGAGCACGGTCGGGAAATCCCGCTGCAGTAG
- a CDS encoding MerR family transcriptional regulator, giving the protein MRIGELAGQAGVSVRALRYYEEQQLLASSRTPSGQRVYPDSAVERVRFIQRLYAAGLSSKAMLEILPCVHTGDVTPQLLGRLTTERDRIDRQIAELTDTRDRLDGVIASAIAYRDGKGCEAQKSAS; this is encoded by the coding sequence ATGCGCATCGGAGAACTGGCCGGCCAGGCGGGCGTGAGCGTCCGGGCGCTGCGCTACTACGAGGAGCAGCAGCTCCTGGCGTCGTCGCGGACGCCCAGCGGGCAGCGGGTCTACCCCGACTCGGCGGTGGAGCGGGTCCGGTTCATCCAGCGTCTCTACGCGGCCGGGCTCTCCAGCAAGGCGATGCTCGAGATCCTGCCGTGCGTCCACACCGGGGACGTGACCCCGCAGCTGCTCGGCCGGTTGACCACCGAGCGCGACCGGATCGACCGCCAGATCGCCGAGCTGACCGACACCCGCGACCGGCTGGACGGCGTGATCGCCTCCGCGATCGCGTACCGCGACGGCAAGGGCTGCGAGGCTCAGAAGAGCGCGAGCTGA
- a CDS encoding 5'-3' exonuclease, which produces MASPPLLLVLDGNSLLHRAYHAAATGKLLDSDDRPVWALKGLVGYVARATAKLRPDAVVVGFDCGEHSTRQADYPPYKAHRPEKAGDLAEQITAAPDLVKATGLCTVVPRGYEADDVLASAASEAKRAGWRSVLVTSDRDAFALIDEHTAVMRVRNGGLDEAVMVTPAMLQELYGVAPAQYRDLAALRGDPSDNLPGVRGFGTILAGRLLGAFGTVEAAWEAGFDDVRAVVGDVAAKSLDTDEARVRVELNRRLMRMRSDLEIPELDSARLPVSYGTMRQALAARGIILGPSLWALTGRTPPPEPDPEPPKYPRSVKARREPSPDQLALF; this is translated from the coding sequence GTGGCTTCCCCTCCTTTGTTGCTCGTCCTCGACGGCAACAGCCTCTTGCACCGCGCGTACCACGCGGCGGCGACGGGGAAGCTGCTCGATTCCGACGATCGGCCGGTCTGGGCACTCAAAGGTCTGGTCGGTTACGTGGCCCGGGCCACCGCGAAGCTCCGGCCCGACGCGGTGGTCGTCGGGTTCGACTGTGGGGAGCACTCCACCCGGCAGGCGGACTACCCGCCGTACAAGGCGCACCGCCCCGAGAAGGCCGGCGACCTGGCCGAGCAGATCACGGCCGCGCCCGATCTGGTGAAGGCCACCGGTCTCTGCACGGTGGTCCCCCGTGGTTACGAGGCCGACGACGTCCTGGCCAGTGCCGCGTCCGAAGCCAAGCGGGCCGGGTGGCGGTCGGTGCTGGTCACCAGCGATCGAGACGCGTTCGCGCTGATCGACGAACACACCGCGGTGATGCGGGTGCGCAACGGCGGGCTCGACGAGGCCGTGATGGTCACCCCGGCGATGCTGCAGGAGCTGTACGGCGTGGCGCCGGCGCAGTACCGGGATCTGGCCGCGCTGCGCGGGGATCCGTCCGACAACCTGCCCGGCGTCCGCGGCTTCGGCACGATTCTGGCTGGGCGGCTGCTCGGGGCGTTCGGCACCGTCGAGGCCGCGTGGGAGGCCGGCTTCGACGACGTCCGGGCCGTGGTCGGTGACGTGGCGGCGAAGAGCCTCGACACCGACGAGGCCCGGGTCCGCGTCGAGCTCAACCGGCGGCTGATGCGGATGCGGTCCGATCTGGAGATTCCGGAGCTGGATTCCGCACGTCTCCCGGTGTCGTACGGCACCATGCGGCAGGCGTTGGCGGCCCGGGGCATCATTCTCGGCCCGTCCCTCTGGGCGCTGACCGGTCGTACCCCTCCCCCCGAACCCGACCCCGAGCCGCCGAAGTACCCGCGGAGCGTCAAGGCCCGGCGCGAACCATCCCCCGATCAGCTCGCGCTCTTCTGA
- the solA gene encoding N-methyl-L-tryptophan oxidase yields the protein MVHYRHIVVGSGGIGSATAWWLADRSGGDVLVLEQFALGHEFGSSQDHSRIIRYAYNTVEYTQLVEANYATWFDVERRSGEQLVFKTGGLDLSPGAFGEGQIAAYADALDAVGIPSKKMDAAEITSNWPQWTLADDVVGLYQKDAGVLAIGKANATHRALAREAGATFLPNTPVRRLVSIGNHVEVHTDEDVFTADSVALAAGSWTVPLTETLGVSFPILLSQEQLTYFASPHLDEFARDRFPIWIWHGENDCYYGLPVYGAQGVKAGIDISGKVVTQETRTWDPDPAQRARLTGWLTEHLPRAVGPELYTKACVYDLPPDRNFILDLLPGHPRVALFVGAGHAAKFASFAGRLLADLAADGGTKYPIDAFSATRAALTDPDYPVDYLFAGH from the coding sequence ATGGTTCATTACCGGCACATCGTCGTGGGCTCCGGTGGCATCGGCTCGGCCACGGCCTGGTGGCTGGCCGACCGCAGCGGCGGCGACGTCCTGGTGCTCGAGCAATTCGCGCTCGGCCACGAGTTCGGCTCCTCCCAGGACCACTCGCGGATCATCCGCTACGCCTACAACACCGTCGAGTACACCCAGCTCGTCGAGGCCAACTACGCCACCTGGTTCGACGTCGAGCGCCGCAGCGGCGAGCAGCTCGTCTTCAAGACCGGCGGCCTCGACCTGAGCCCCGGCGCGTTCGGCGAAGGACAGATCGCCGCCTACGCGGATGCGCTCGACGCCGTCGGAATCCCGTCCAAAAAGATGGACGCGGCCGAGATCACGAGCAACTGGCCGCAGTGGACGCTCGCCGACGACGTCGTCGGCCTCTACCAGAAAGACGCGGGCGTGCTCGCGATCGGGAAGGCGAACGCGACCCATCGGGCTCTGGCCCGCGAAGCGGGCGCGACCTTCCTGCCGAACACCCCGGTCCGGCGCCTGGTCAGCATCGGGAACCACGTCGAGGTCCACACCGACGAGGACGTCTTCACCGCGGACTCGGTCGCGCTCGCCGCCGGCTCCTGGACCGTGCCGCTGACCGAGACCCTCGGCGTGAGCTTCCCGATCCTGCTCAGCCAGGAGCAGCTCACGTACTTCGCGTCACCGCACCTCGACGAGTTCGCCCGCGACCGCTTCCCGATCTGGATCTGGCACGGCGAGAACGACTGCTACTACGGCCTCCCGGTCTACGGCGCCCAGGGCGTGAAGGCCGGCATCGACATCAGCGGCAAGGTCGTCACCCAGGAGACCCGCACCTGGGACCCCGACCCGGCCCAGCGCGCCCGCCTGACCGGCTGGCTGACCGAGCACCTGCCCCGGGCGGTCGGGCCCGAGCTCTACACGAAGGCGTGCGTCTACGACCTGCCGCCGGACCGCAACTTCATCCTCGACCTGCTGCCCGGACACCCCCGGGTCGCGCTGTTCGTCGGCGCCGGGCACGCGGCGAAGTTCGCCAGCTTCGCCGGTCGCCTGCTGGCCGACCTGGCCGCCGACGGCGGCACGAAGTACCCGATCGACGCGTTCTCGGCCACCCGGGCCGCGCTGACCGATCCCGACTATCCCGTCGACTACCTGTTTGCCGGGCACTAG
- a CDS encoding SDR family oxidoreductase, producing MQISGAIALVTGTNRGIGRQFATQLVERGAKKVYATARTPESIDIPGVETLRVDVTDLASIEAAAAVAGDVTLLVNNAGISTGTDLVGGDLDAIRRELDTNFYGTLHMVRAFAPTLAHNGGGAILNVLSALSWFAYPGAGAYAAAKAASWNLTNSIRLELAPRGTLVTGLHLGAADTDMMADYDGPKVSPAEVVRAALDGIEAGRFEVVVDEWSEHVKASLARDPGEFYGEAAHPTA from the coding sequence ATGCAGATCTCAGGAGCAATTGCGCTGGTCACCGGCACCAACCGGGGCATCGGACGCCAGTTCGCGACCCAGCTGGTGGAACGCGGCGCCAAGAAGGTCTACGCGACCGCGCGCACCCCCGAAAGCATCGACATCCCCGGCGTCGAGACGCTGCGGGTCGACGTCACCGACCTGGCGTCGATCGAGGCGGCGGCCGCGGTCGCCGGCGACGTCACGCTGCTCGTCAACAACGCCGGGATCAGCACCGGGACCGACCTCGTCGGCGGTGACCTGGACGCGATCCGGCGGGAGCTCGACACGAACTTCTACGGAACCCTGCACATGGTGCGGGCCTTCGCGCCGACGCTGGCCCACAACGGCGGTGGGGCGATCCTCAACGTGCTGTCCGCGCTGTCGTGGTTCGCCTACCCCGGGGCCGGGGCGTACGCGGCGGCGAAGGCCGCGAGCTGGAACCTCACGAACTCGATCCGGCTGGAACTCGCGCCGCGGGGGACGCTGGTCACCGGGCTCCACCTCGGCGCGGCCGACACCGACATGATGGCCGACTACGACGGTCCGAAGGTGTCGCCGGCCGAGGTGGTGCGGGCGGCTCTCGACGGGATCGAGGCCGGGAGGTTCGAGGTCGTGGTCGACGAGTGGAGCGAGCACGTGAAGGCGTCGCTGGCCCGCGACCCCGGCGAGTTCTACGGCGAGGCCGCCCACCCGACGGCCTGA
- a CDS encoding aldo/keto reductase, with product MTKTLGLGAMGMSGVYGPSDRAESIATVHAALDAGITLMDTGDFYGNGHNELLLAEALRGRPRSEYELSVKFGALRGPDGSFGGMDGRPAAVKNYLNYSLNRLGVDYVDVYRPARLDPDVPIEDTVGAIKEMVDAGFVRRIGLSEVGSETIRRAHAVHPISDLQIEYSIISRAVEESVLPTLRELGIGMTAYGVLSRGLISGHWSGGAPAAGDGRAMQPRFAAENLGHNLTLVDALRRIASAKGCTVAQLAIAWVLAQGPEIVPLIGARTRERLTEALGAVSVSLGAEELAEIEQAVPRGSARGDRYPTAMMAMLDVGN from the coding sequence ATGACGAAAACACTGGGCCTGGGTGCGATGGGCATGTCGGGCGTCTACGGGCCGTCCGACCGCGCGGAGAGCATCGCGACCGTGCACGCGGCGCTGGACGCCGGGATCACGCTCATGGACACCGGCGACTTCTACGGCAACGGGCACAACGAGCTGCTGCTGGCCGAGGCGCTGCGGGGCCGTCCGCGGTCGGAGTACGAGCTGAGCGTGAAGTTCGGGGCGCTGCGCGGTCCGGACGGCTCGTTCGGCGGCATGGACGGGCGGCCGGCCGCGGTGAAGAACTACCTGAACTACTCGCTCAACCGCCTCGGTGTCGACTACGTCGACGTCTACCGTCCGGCCCGGCTGGACCCGGACGTCCCGATCGAGGACACGGTCGGCGCGATCAAGGAGATGGTCGACGCGGGATTCGTCCGCCGGATCGGGCTCTCCGAGGTGGGGTCGGAGACGATCCGCCGGGCGCACGCGGTGCACCCGATCAGCGATCTGCAGATCGAGTACTCGATCATCTCCCGGGCGGTCGAGGAGTCGGTGCTGCCCACGCTGCGCGAGCTGGGGATCGGCATGACCGCCTACGGCGTCCTGTCCCGCGGTCTGATCTCCGGCCACTGGTCCGGTGGCGCGCCGGCCGCCGGTGACGGCCGGGCCATGCAGCCGCGCTTCGCGGCCGAGAACCTCGGCCACAACCTCACTCTGGTGGACGCCCTGCGGCGCATCGCGTCGGCGAAGGGGTGCACGGTCGCCCAGCTGGCGATCGCCTGGGTGCTGGCCCAGGGTCCGGAGATCGTGCCGCTGATCGGGGCGCGGACCCGGGAGCGGCTGACCGAGGCGCTGGGCGCGGTGTCGGTGTCGCTGGGGGCCGAGGAGCTGGCCGAGATCGAGCAGGCGGTGCCGCGCGGATCGGCCCGCGGAGACCGCTACCCGACCGCGATGATGGCGATGCTCGACGTGGGCAACTAG
- a CDS encoding mycofactocin-coupled SDR family oxidoreductase, whose protein sequence is MAGRFEGKVLFVTGAARGQGRNHAIRFAQEGADVIAVDIAHDIETVGYPGATKADLDETVRAVEAQDRRIVASTVDIRDRAALIAAVDEGVAQLGRVDVVSSNAGIATFAPAAEMTEEMWRTMIDINLTGQFFTAQAAIPHLVRQGDGGSIAFTSSTAGLKGMSNLAHYSAAKHGLIGLARSLANELAPHKIRVNTIHPTNVDTMMIQNSATKALFGGPDISREEFGEAAVGMNMLPVPWVDVDDISEALMYLASDAGRFLTGVALPVDAGMSQK, encoded by the coding sequence ATGGCTGGACGCTTCGAAGGCAAAGTTCTGTTCGTGACCGGTGCCGCCCGCGGGCAGGGCCGCAACCACGCGATCCGGTTCGCCCAGGAGGGCGCGGACGTGATCGCGGTCGACATCGCGCACGACATCGAGACCGTGGGCTACCCCGGCGCGACCAAGGCCGACCTCGACGAGACCGTCCGCGCGGTCGAGGCCCAGGACCGCCGGATCGTCGCCTCGACCGTCGACATCCGCGACCGCGCCGCGCTGATCGCCGCGGTCGACGAGGGCGTCGCCCAGCTCGGCCGGGTCGACGTGGTCAGCTCCAACGCCGGCATCGCGACGTTCGCGCCGGCCGCCGAGATGACCGAAGAGATGTGGCGCACGATGATCGACATCAACCTGACCGGTCAGTTCTTCACCGCTCAGGCCGCGATCCCGCACCTGGTCCGACAGGGCGACGGCGGCTCGATCGCGTTCACCAGCTCCACCGCCGGCCTCAAGGGCATGAGCAACCTGGCCCACTACTCGGCCGCGAAGCACGGCCTCATCGGCCTGGCTCGAAGCCTCGCCAACGAGCTGGCCCCGCACAAGATCCGGGTCAACACGATCCACCCGACGAACGTCGACACGATGATGATCCAGAACTCGGCGACGAAGGCGCTCTTCGGTGGCCCGGACATCTCACGCGAGGAATTCGGCGAGGCCGCCGTCGGCATGAACATGCTGCCGGTGCCGTGGGTCGACGTCGACGACATCAGCGAGGCGCTGATGTACCTGGCGTCGGACGCGGGTCGATTCCTGACCGGTGTGGCGCTCCCGGTGGACGCGGGGATGTCCCAGAAGTAA